In a single window of the Delftia tsuruhatensis genome:
- the tam gene encoding trans-aconitate 2-methyltransferase, with protein MSWSAKQYTTFEQERTRPVRDLVAAIADIPGREVGLAVDLGCGPGNSTEVLAQRFAGATVTGLDNSEDMLDAARKRMPGTAFELADIALWTAHRPVDVILANASLQWLPDHARLYPRLVGQLAPGGALAVQTPDNLEEPAHRLARELAASGPWAGRIGDVRHPARHSADFYYALLHAHCTSVDVWRTTYFHPLAGGHQAVVEWFKGSALRPFVAPLDEAQKADFYAAYLQAISQAYPLLDDGTVLLPFPRLFIVARR; from the coding sequence ATGAGCTGGTCCGCAAAACAGTACACGACGTTTGAACAGGAACGTACCCGGCCCGTACGCGACCTGGTCGCCGCCATCGCCGACATTCCCGGCCGCGAGGTGGGCCTGGCCGTGGACCTGGGCTGCGGCCCCGGCAATTCCACCGAGGTGCTGGCGCAGCGCTTCGCCGGCGCCACCGTGACGGGACTGGACAACTCCGAGGACATGCTGGATGCGGCGCGCAAGCGCATGCCGGGGACGGCGTTCGAGCTGGCCGATATCGCCCTGTGGACTGCGCACCGGCCCGTGGACGTGATCCTGGCCAACGCCTCGCTGCAATGGCTGCCCGACCACGCACGGCTGTATCCCCGCCTGGTCGGCCAGCTGGCGCCGGGCGGCGCCCTGGCCGTGCAGACGCCCGACAACCTGGAGGAACCCGCCCACCGGCTGGCCCGCGAGCTTGCCGCCAGCGGCCCCTGGGCCGGCCGCATCGGCGACGTGCGCCATCCCGCGCGGCACAGCGCGGACTTCTACTACGCACTGCTGCACGCACACTGCACCAGTGTCGATGTCTGGCGCACCACCTACTTCCATCCGCTGGCGGGCGGCCATCAGGCCGTGGTCGAGTGGTTCAAGGGCTCGGCGCTGCGGCCCTTCGTCGCACCACTTGACGAGGCACAGAAAGCCGATTTCTACGCCGCCTATCTGCAGGCCATCTCCCAGGCCTACCCCCTGCTGGACGATGGCACGGTGCTGCTGCCCTTTCCGCGCCTGTTCATCGTCGCGCGGCGCTGA
- a CDS encoding nucleoside recognition domain-containing protein, translated as MLNALWLGFFLVAAVAAGAQWLVGGQAEVFSAMVQALFSMARLSVEVMVLLFGTLTLWLGFLRIAEKAGVVEWLARVLGPLFARLMPEVPRGHPALGLITLNFAANGLGLDNAATPMGLKAMRSLQELNPRPDTASNAQILFLVLNASSLTLLPVTIFMYRLQQGAPDPTLVFLPILLATSASTLVGLLAVAVVQRLPLYSPVVLAYLLPLGLALAGFMAFLATLSAAALSQLSSLMGNLTLFGLIVLFVVLGAWRKVAVYDSFIEGAKEGFDVARGLLPYLVAMLCAVGVLRASGALEYALSGIRWAVDALGMDARFVDALPTALVKPFSGSAARAMLIETMQAQGVDSFAALTAATIQGSTETTFYVLAVYFGAVGIQRARHAVPCALLAELAGVVAAIVVCYKFFG; from the coding sequence ATGCTGAATGCCTTGTGGCTGGGCTTTTTTCTGGTGGCGGCCGTGGCGGCTGGCGCGCAGTGGCTGGTGGGAGGACAGGCCGAGGTGTTTTCCGCCATGGTCCAGGCCTTGTTCTCCATGGCAAGGCTGTCGGTGGAGGTCATGGTGCTGCTGTTCGGCACGCTGACGCTATGGCTGGGTTTTCTGCGCATCGCCGAGAAGGCCGGCGTGGTCGAATGGCTGGCGCGCGTGCTGGGCCCGCTGTTCGCCAGGCTCATGCCCGAGGTGCCACGCGGCCATCCGGCCCTGGGCCTGATCACGTTGAATTTCGCCGCCAACGGCCTGGGTCTGGACAATGCGGCCACGCCCATGGGCCTGAAGGCCATGCGCTCGCTCCAGGAGCTCAACCCCCGGCCCGACACGGCCAGCAATGCGCAGATCCTGTTTCTGGTGCTCAATGCCTCGTCGCTGACACTGCTGCCGGTGACCATCTTCATGTACCGGCTGCAGCAGGGCGCACCCGACCCCACGCTGGTCTTCCTGCCCATCCTGCTGGCCACGTCGGCATCGACCCTGGTCGGCCTGCTGGCCGTGGCCGTGGTGCAGCGGCTGCCGCTGTACAGCCCCGTGGTGCTCGCCTATCTGCTGCCGCTGGGACTGGCGCTGGCCGGCTTCATGGCCTTCCTGGCCACGCTGTCTGCCGCCGCGCTGTCGCAGCTGTCCTCCCTGATGGGCAACCTCACGCTGTTCGGGTTGATCGTGTTGTTCGTGGTGCTGGGGGCCTGGCGCAAGGTGGCCGTCTATGACAGCTTCATCGAAGGGGCCAAGGAAGGCTTCGACGTGGCCAGGGGCCTGCTGCCCTACCTGGTGGCCATGCTGTGCGCGGTGGGCGTGTTGCGCGCATCGGGTGCGCTGGAGTACGCGCTGTCGGGCATCCGCTGGGCGGTCGATGCCCTGGGCATGGACGCACGCTTCGTGGACGCCCTGCCCACGGCGCTGGTCAAGCCCTTCTCGGGCAGCGCCGCGCGCGCCATGCTCATCGAGACCATGCAGGCCCAGGGCGTGGACAGCTTCGCCGCCCTGACCGCCGCCACCATCCAGGGCAGCACGGAAACCACCTTCTACGTGCTGGCCGTCTACTTCGGTGCCGTGGGCATACAGCGCGCGCGCCATGCCGTGCCCTGCGCCTTGCTGGCGGAACTGGCCGGCGTGGTGGCCGCCATCGTGGTCTGCTACAAGTTCTTCGGGTGA
- the sbcB gene encoding exodeoxyribonuclease I, which translates to MAHTFFWHDYETFGAQPRYDRPAQFAGIRTDAELNEIGEPVMWYCQPAGDYLPDPQSCLITGITPQQCLEHGVPEAQFAARIEAELAQAGTVGVGYNTIRFDDEVTRFMFWRNLIDPYAREWQNGCGRWDLLDVVRMVYALRPEGIVWPKKEDGSPSFKLEDLARANGLLHEKAHDALSDVRATIGLARLIRKVQPRLFDFAFSLHKKDRVLQEMGLPATAEHARPFLHVTGMIRPERGCIAVMWPLATHPTNKNEIICWDLAEDPSELASIDVETLRLRLFSRAADLPEGVQRLPIKNIHINKSPMVVGSLKTLSPAMAAQWGVDMDQCLQHAAIARDLPDMSALWRAVHQRPALEGMDADQDLYGGFVGNEDRRRLNHLRGLSPQELALDRTGFDDARLAELLFRYRARNFPATLAPAERQRWLQHCAACLIEGKGGARTAEQMFAMVDQLSESVDERGEEILGALYDYAEAIMPEL; encoded by the coding sequence ATGGCCCATACCTTCTTCTGGCACGACTACGAAACCTTCGGCGCCCAGCCGCGCTACGACCGGCCCGCGCAGTTCGCCGGCATCCGCACGGATGCCGAACTCAACGAGATCGGCGAACCTGTCATGTGGTACTGCCAGCCGGCGGGCGATTACCTGCCGGACCCCCAGTCCTGCCTGATCACCGGTATCACGCCCCAGCAATGCCTGGAGCACGGCGTGCCCGAGGCGCAGTTCGCGGCCCGCATCGAGGCCGAACTGGCCCAGGCAGGCACCGTGGGCGTCGGCTACAACACCATCCGATTCGACGACGAAGTCACGCGCTTCATGTTCTGGCGCAACCTCATCGACCCCTATGCGCGTGAGTGGCAGAACGGCTGCGGGCGTTGGGACCTGCTCGACGTGGTACGCATGGTTTATGCGCTGCGCCCCGAAGGCATCGTCTGGCCGAAGAAGGAGGATGGCTCCCCAAGCTTCAAGCTCGAAGACCTGGCGCGCGCCAATGGTCTGCTGCACGAGAAGGCGCATGATGCCCTGTCCGACGTGCGCGCCACCATCGGCCTGGCGCGGTTGATACGCAAGGTCCAGCCGCGCCTGTTCGACTTCGCGTTCTCGCTGCACAAGAAAGACCGCGTGCTGCAGGAGATGGGCTTGCCCGCCACCGCGGAACATGCCCGGCCATTCCTGCACGTCACAGGCATGATCCGCCCCGAGCGCGGCTGCATCGCCGTGATGTGGCCGCTGGCCACACACCCGACGAACAAGAACGAGATCATCTGCTGGGACCTGGCCGAGGACCCGTCCGAGCTGGCCAGCATCGACGTGGAGACGCTGCGCCTGCGCCTGTTCTCGCGCGCGGCCGACCTGCCCGAAGGCGTGCAGCGCCTGCCCATCAAGAACATCCACATCAACAAGTCACCCATGGTCGTGGGCAGCCTCAAGACCCTGAGCCCGGCCATGGCCGCGCAATGGGGCGTGGACATGGACCAATGCCTGCAGCACGCGGCCATCGCGCGCGATCTGCCCGACATGAGCGCGCTGTGGCGTGCCGTGCATCAGCGTCCGGCGCTGGAGGGCATGGATGCGGACCAGGACCTGTACGGCGGCTTCGTCGGCAACGAAGACCGGCGGCGCTTGAACCACCTGCGCGGCCTCTCGCCACAGGAGCTGGCGCTGGATCGCACGGGCTTCGATGACGCGCGCCTGGCCGAGCTGCTGTTCCGCTACCGCGCGCGCAACTTCCCGGCCACCCTGGCACCTGCCGAGCGCCAGCGTTGGCTGCAGCATTGCGCGGCCTGCCTGATCGAAGGCAAGGGCGGGGCGCGCACGGCCGAGCAGATGTTCGCCATGGTGGACCAGCTGTCGGAAAGCGTGGACGAGCGCGGCGAGGAAATCCTCGGCGCGCTCTACGACTATGCGGAAGCCATCATGCCGGAGCTGTAG
- the cls gene encoding cardiolipin synthase has product MQWVHQHLTQDNATWLLSITWSVYVVIVGVWILLQRSAPVATLSWLLSMAVIPVGGLVIYYFFGPQRLKRQRIKRLRARKASRVRSGVQRLRERMPGSPERLHQVARLVAATSDFPVSTATDLRLLVGGAATFDAISEAVNAARHHIHLEYYIFEPDQTGTALRDLLIQRARAGIQVRLLVDALGSKRLGRRFLRPLEEAGAEVALFHDSKVGRRLRPVINFRTHRKILVCDGKVGFTGGVNVTDEENARVMPEAYHDVHLRLEGAVVNWLQTVFLEDWAYALEKDPKNEPADIDLLLPDAPEGALPVQIITSGPDNGLQAIYRAHLAAINAAEERVWLTTPYFVPTEAALAALTNASLRGVDVQLLVPRRSDSALVTAAARSYYDELIRCGVRVYEYRARMLHSKTLVVDNHISIIGTANFDYRSFFLNYEVCAIAYGPQLNGDLARQFELDLEQSQRVHFKRDLGFALRLFDSGARLCSPLL; this is encoded by the coding sequence GTGCAGTGGGTTCACCAGCACCTGACCCAGGACAACGCGACCTGGCTGCTGTCCATCACCTGGTCGGTCTACGTGGTCATCGTCGGGGTGTGGATCCTGCTGCAGCGCAGCGCTCCCGTGGCCACGCTGAGCTGGCTGCTGTCCATGGCAGTGATCCCCGTGGGTGGCCTGGTCATCTACTATTTCTTCGGGCCCCAGCGGCTCAAGCGCCAGCGCATCAAGCGGCTGCGCGCGCGCAAGGCCTCGCGCGTGCGCTCTGGCGTGCAGCGCCTGCGCGAGCGCATGCCGGGCAGTCCCGAGCGGCTGCATCAGGTCGCGCGGCTGGTGGCCGCGACCAGCGATTTTCCCGTGAGCACGGCCACCGATCTGCGCCTGCTCGTGGGCGGCGCGGCCACCTTCGACGCCATCAGCGAGGCCGTGAATGCCGCGCGCCACCACATCCACCTCGAGTACTACATCTTCGAACCCGACCAGACAGGCACGGCCCTGCGCGACCTGCTGATCCAGCGCGCCCGCGCCGGCATACAAGTGCGCCTGCTGGTGGATGCGCTGGGCTCCAAGAGGCTGGGGCGGCGCTTTCTCAGGCCTCTGGAGGAAGCGGGGGCCGAGGTGGCGCTGTTCCATGATTCCAAGGTCGGTCGGCGCCTGCGCCCGGTCATCAACTTCCGTACACACCGCAAGATACTGGTCTGCGATGGCAAGGTGGGCTTCACGGGCGGTGTCAACGTCACCGACGAAGAGAATGCCCGCGTCATGCCCGAGGCCTACCACGATGTGCATCTGCGCCTGGAGGGCGCCGTCGTCAACTGGCTGCAGACCGTGTTCCTGGAAGATTGGGCCTACGCCCTCGAAAAGGACCCGAAGAACGAGCCGGCCGACATCGACCTGCTGTTGCCCGACGCACCCGAGGGGGCGTTGCCCGTGCAGATCATCACCTCTGGACCCGACAATGGCTTGCAGGCCATCTACCGCGCCCACCTTGCGGCCATCAACGCGGCCGAGGAAAGGGTCTGGCTCACCACGCCTTACTTCGTGCCGACGGAGGCTGCGCTGGCCGCGCTCACCAATGCCTCGCTGCGCGGCGTCGACGTGCAGTTGCTGGTGCCGCGCCGCTCCGACTCGGCCCTGGTCACGGCGGCTGCGCGCTCCTACTATGACGAACTGATCCGCTGCGGCGTGCGCGTCTACGAGTACAGGGCGCGCATGCTGCACTCCAAGACCCTGGTGGTGGACAACCATATTTCCATCATCGGCACGGCCAACTTCGACTACCGCAGCTTCTTCCTGAACTACGAGGTCTGCGCCATCGCCTACGGCCCCCAGCTCAACGGCGACCTGGCGCGGCAGTTCGAGCTGGACCTGGAACAGTCCCAGCGCGTGCACTTCAAGCGCGACCTGGGGTTCGCGCTGCGCCTGTTCGACTCCGGCGCGCGCCTGTGCTCCCCCTTGCTTTGA
- the clpA gene encoding ATP-dependent Clp protease ATP-binding subunit ClpA, which produces MIAQELEVSLHMAFVEARQQRHEFITVEHLLLALLDNPSAAEVLRACSANIDDLRSALSNFIKDNTPQVAGSDEVDTQPTLGFQRVIQRAIMHVQSTGNGKKEVTGANVLVAIFGEKDSHAVYYLHQQGVTRLDVVNFIAHGIKKGEPPEPVKAENPAESEEGAGGERNEKASPLEQFTLNLNQAAKDGKIDPLIGRDYEVERTIQILCRRRKNNPLLVGEAGVGKTAIAEGLAWRITEGKVPEVLTEAVVYSLDMGALLAGTKYRGDFEQRLKGVLKSLKDKPNAILFIDEIHTLIGAGAASGGTLDASNLLKPALSSGQLKCIGATTFTEYRGIFEKDAALSRRFQKVDVVEPTVAETVDILKGLKSRFEEHHSVQYAAAALQAAAELSAKYINDRHLPDKAIDVIDEAGAAQRIIPLEQRKQTIDKAEIEAIVAKIARIPPANVSNDDRSKLQTLERDLKSVVFGQDKALEALASSVKMARSGLGKPDKPIGSFLFSGPTGVGKTEAAKQLAYILGVDLIRFDMSEYMERHAVSRLIGAPPGYVGFDQGGLLTEAVTKKPHSVLLLDEIEKAHPDIFNVLLQVMDHGTLTDNNGRKADFRNVIIIMTTNAGAETINKASIGFTNPRQAGDEMGDIKRLFTPEFRNRLDAIVSFKPLDEQVILRVVDKFLLQLEQQLAEKRVEVTFTDALRKHLAKKGFDPLMGARPMQRLIQDTIRRSLADELLFGQLVDGGRLEVDWVAEADDADKGEVKLDITPLPKRDPESEPAEPNEATAG; this is translated from the coding sequence ATGATCGCCCAGGAACTGGAAGTCAGCTTGCACATGGCCTTTGTCGAAGCACGTCAGCAGCGCCACGAGTTCATCACCGTGGAGCACTTGCTGCTGGCCCTGCTGGACAACCCCAGTGCTGCGGAAGTGCTGCGCGCCTGCTCAGCCAACATCGATGACCTGCGCTCGGCCCTGTCGAACTTCATCAAGGACAACACGCCCCAGGTCGCGGGGTCCGACGAGGTCGACACCCAACCCACGCTGGGTTTCCAGCGTGTGATCCAGCGCGCCATCATGCACGTGCAATCCACGGGCAACGGCAAGAAGGAGGTCACCGGCGCCAACGTGCTCGTGGCCATCTTCGGTGAAAAGGACTCGCATGCCGTCTACTACCTGCACCAGCAGGGCGTGACGCGCCTGGACGTGGTCAATTTCATCGCCCATGGCATCAAGAAGGGTGAGCCGCCCGAGCCTGTCAAGGCCGAAAACCCGGCGGAGTCCGAGGAGGGCGCCGGTGGCGAGCGCAACGAAAAGGCCTCGCCCCTGGAGCAGTTCACGCTGAACTTGAACCAGGCGGCCAAGGACGGCAAGATCGATCCGCTGATCGGGCGCGACTACGAGGTCGAGCGCACCATCCAGATCCTGTGCCGCCGCCGCAAGAACAACCCGTTGCTGGTCGGTGAGGCCGGCGTGGGCAAGACCGCGATCGCCGAGGGCCTGGCCTGGCGCATCACCGAAGGCAAGGTGCCCGAGGTGCTGACCGAGGCCGTGGTCTATTCGCTGGACATGGGCGCGCTGCTGGCGGGCACCAAGTACCGCGGCGACTTCGAGCAGCGCCTCAAGGGCGTTCTCAAGTCGCTCAAGGACAAGCCCAACGCCATCCTGTTCATCGACGAGATCCATACGCTGATCGGCGCGGGTGCCGCCTCGGGCGGCACGCTGGATGCGTCCAACCTGCTCAAGCCGGCGCTGTCCAGCGGCCAGCTCAAGTGCATAGGCGCGACCACCTTCACCGAGTACCGTGGCATCTTCGAGAAGGATGCGGCACTGTCGCGCCGTTTCCAGAAGGTCGATGTGGTCGAGCCCACCGTGGCCGAGACCGTGGACATCCTCAAGGGCCTGAAGTCGCGCTTCGAGGAGCACCACAGCGTGCAGTACGCCGCAGCCGCCCTGCAGGCCGCGGCCGAGCTGTCGGCCAAGTACATCAATGATCGCCACCTGCCCGACAAGGCCATCGACGTGATCGACGAAGCCGGTGCCGCGCAGCGCATCATTCCGCTGGAGCAGCGCAAGCAGACCATCGACAAGGCCGAGATCGAGGCCATCGTGGCCAAGATCGCGCGCATTCCGCCTGCCAACGTCTCCAACGACGACCGCAGCAAGCTGCAGACGCTGGAGCGTGACCTCAAGAGCGTGGTCTTCGGCCAGGACAAGGCGCTGGAGGCGCTGGCCTCCTCGGTCAAGATGGCGCGCTCGGGCCTGGGCAAGCCGGACAAGCCGATCGGCTCCTTCCTGTTCTCGGGCCCCACGGGCGTGGGCAAGACGGAAGCCGCCAAGCAACTGGCCTACATCCTGGGCGTGGACCTGATCCGCTTCGACATGTCCGAGTACATGGAGCGCCATGCCGTCAGCCGCCTGATCGGCGCGCCGCCGGGCTACGTGGGCTTCGACCAGGGCGGGTTGCTGACCGAGGCCGTCACCAAGAAGCCGCACTCGGTGCTGCTGCTCGACGAGATCGAGAAGGCGCATCCGGACATCTTCAACGTGCTGCTGCAGGTGATGGACCATGGCACGCTGACGGACAACAACGGGCGCAAGGCCGACTTCCGCAACGTGATCATCATCATGACCACGAACGCGGGTGCCGAGACCATCAACAAGGCCTCGATCGGGTTCACCAACCCGCGCCAGGCCGGCGACGAAATGGGCGACATCAAGCGCCTGTTCACGCCCGAGTTCCGCAACCGCCTGGACGCCATCGTCAGCTTCAAGCCGCTGGACGAGCAGGTCATCCTGCGCGTGGTCGACAAGTTCCTGCTGCAACTGGAGCAGCAACTGGCCGAAAAGCGCGTGGAGGTCACCTTCACCGATGCGCTGCGCAAGCACCTGGCCAAGAAGGGCTTCGATCCGCTCATGGGGGCCCGCCCGATGCAGCGCCTGATCCAGGACACCATCCGGCGTTCGCTGGCCGACGAGCTGCTGTTCGGTCAGCTGGTCGACGGCGGCCGCCTGGAAGTGGACTGGGTTGCCGAGGCCGACGATGCCGACAAGGGGGAGGTCAAGCTCGACATCACGCCCTTGCCCAAGCGGGACCCCGAGTCCGAGCCGGCCGAGCCCAACGAGGCCACCGCGGGCTGA
- the clpS gene encoding ATP-dependent Clp protease adapter ClpS, producing MARMIFMATQPPSTPPAIPIVRPVSDDDGAVVLERRRQRVQPPQMYQVVMLNDDFTPMEFVIVVLQELFNKDRETATQIMLKIHLDGRGVCGVYSRDVAATKVEQVLQAAQKAGHPLQAMFEPVE from the coding sequence ATGGCTAGAATGATTTTCATGGCAACCCAACCCCCTTCGACCCCTCCGGCCATTCCCATCGTGCGGCCCGTGTCCGATGACGACGGCGCCGTGGTGCTGGAGCGGCGGCGCCAGCGCGTGCAGCCGCCGCAGATGTACCAGGTCGTGATGCTCAACGATGACTTCACGCCGATGGAGTTCGTCATCGTCGTCCTGCAGGAACTGTTCAACAAGGACCGCGAGACGGCCACCCAGATCATGCTCAAGATCCACCTGGACGGGCGTGGCGTCTGCGGTGTGTACTCGCGCGACGTGGCGGCCACCAAGGTCGAGCAGGTGCTGCAGGCCGCCCAGAAGGCCGGCCATCCGCTGCAGGCGATGTTCGAGCCTGTTGAATAA